A section of the Alkalihalobacillus sp. LMS39 genome encodes:
- a CDS encoding Cof-type HAD-IIB family hydrolase: MVRLIATDLDGTLLNEYGVISEQNSEAIKKAQQRGIPVVVATGRSYVSAKKLVDAVGITCPIIGLNGSQTFTEEGVLTKSIPMHRDIYEKVIEMCEQQDIHFDIYTSKANYTKSEESAFETLLGFIKRSPHYNGQLDEARKIAERYIEFEEFKPVENRFTTISEDVNVFKVICFSSNDETLKHIRTQLQQIDDLIITASIKENLEFNSKDANKGAALAKFAAELQIPMEEVMAIGDNFNDVTMLQMAGRSVAMGNAEEEIKEMCHFVTKTNVEHGVAEAIEEMLAEVE, from the coding sequence ATGGTACGACTGATCGCAACAGATTTAGATGGAACATTATTAAATGAGTATGGTGTCATAAGTGAACAAAATAGCGAGGCAATTAAGAAAGCACAGCAACGAGGGATTCCTGTTGTCGTTGCGACAGGACGTTCGTATGTATCGGCTAAGAAACTAGTGGACGCAGTTGGGATTACTTGTCCAATTATTGGATTAAATGGCTCTCAAACATTTACAGAAGAAGGCGTCTTGACGAAGTCGATTCCGATGCATAGAGACATTTATGAAAAAGTCATTGAAATGTGTGAGCAACAGGATATCCATTTTGATATTTATACAAGCAAAGCCAATTATACGAAAAGTGAAGAAAGTGCATTTGAAACTCTTCTTGGGTTTATAAAAAGGTCTCCTCACTACAATGGACAATTGGATGAAGCAAGAAAAATTGCCGAGCGCTACATAGAATTTGAAGAATTCAAACCGGTAGAAAATCGCTTTACTACGATTTCAGAAGATGTGAATGTGTTTAAAGTTATTTGTTTCTCTTCCAATGATGAAACATTAAAACACATTCGAACACAACTTCAACAGATAGATGACCTTATTATTACAGCGTCTATTAAAGAAAATTTAGAATTTAATTCGAAAGATGCCAATAAAGGTGCCGCCCTTGCCAAATTTGCAGCGGAATTACAAATCCCAATGGAAGAAGTGATGGCGATTGGCGATAATTTTAACGACGTCACTATGCTTCAAATGGCAGGTCGAAGTGTGGCGATGGGAAATGCAGAAGAAGAAATTAAAGAAATGTGTCATTTTGTTACAAAAACGAATGTGGAGCATGGTGTTGCAGAGGCGATTGAGGAAATGTTAGCAGAGGTAGAGTAG
- a CDS encoding amino acid ABC transporter ATP-binding protein: MISVKGLKKSFGENEVLKDINVEIKPQEVVVVIGPSGSGKSTFLRCLNLLESVSGGDVFIKGTNLTSKETDINEVRKNVGMVFQQFNLFPHKTVLENITVSPIIVRKWSKEKAEEKAKELLKKVGLEDKANAYPNSLSGGQKQRVAIARALAMEPEIMLFDEPTSALDPEMVGEVLEVMKQLAKEGMTMVVVTHEMGFAKEVGDRVIFMDGGYIVEENVPSKLFDNPKHERTIGFLSKVL, translated from the coding sequence ATGATATCGGTGAAAGGGTTAAAAAAGTCATTTGGTGAAAATGAAGTATTAAAAGACATTAATGTTGAAATTAAGCCGCAAGAGGTTGTTGTTGTCATCGGTCCTTCTGGTTCTGGAAAATCTACTTTTCTACGTTGTTTAAATTTACTCGAATCGGTTTCTGGTGGAGATGTTTTTATAAAAGGGACAAACTTAACGAGTAAAGAGACGGATATAAATGAAGTGCGAAAAAATGTAGGGATGGTGTTTCAACAATTTAATTTATTCCCACATAAGACAGTGCTAGAGAATATTACAGTGTCACCGATAATTGTGCGAAAATGGTCCAAAGAAAAGGCAGAAGAAAAGGCAAAAGAGTTATTAAAAAAAGTCGGGCTTGAAGATAAAGCGAATGCTTATCCGAACTCTTTATCAGGCGGACAAAAGCAACGTGTGGCCATTGCGCGTGCTCTTGCGATGGAACCTGAAATCATGTTGTTTGATGAACCAACATCAGCTCTGGATCCGGAAATGGTTGGGGAAGTGTTAGAGGTTATGAAACAGCTAGCTAAAGAAGGTATGACGATGGTTGTTGTCACACATGAGATGGGATTTGCAAAAGAGGTAGGAGACCGTGTCATTTTTATGGATGGGGGCTATATCGTAGAGGAAAATGTTCCAAGCAAATTGTTTGATAACCCGAAACATGAAAGAACGATTGGTTTTTTGAGTAAAGTATTATAG
- a CDS encoding ABC transporter permease subunit — translation MGLRKYQDQEPLEIATDKPIKVKPITKASIVIQSTLYSLVILTIYGFYSFDYKNINIFEGIWSTLINFKTMFTEPHFNHFTFTDALYAITVTLAMGLLTTIFGAIIALFLGLLAAQNLSNPKVSNAIKGFVAIVRAIPTVLWVLIFAVAAGLGSVAAVVGMTFHSVGYLVKAYSESFEEIDKGVIEALRGSGANWWQIVFQAVIPSTMTYLVSWTFLRFEINFGVAVAMGAAAGAGGIGFDLFMASSFYYDLREVGVITYFILAVAILLEVIATQIKKRLRVKPV, via the coding sequence ATGGGTCTAAGAAAATATCAAGATCAAGAACCATTGGAAATAGCAACTGACAAACCCATTAAAGTCAAACCTATTACAAAAGCATCGATCGTTATTCAATCTACTCTTTATTCTTTAGTCATTTTAACGATTTATGGGTTTTACAGTTTTGATTATAAAAACATAAATATCTTTGAAGGAATTTGGTCAACATTAATTAACTTTAAAACCATGTTTACCGAACCACATTTTAACCACTTTACGTTTACCGATGCGCTCTATGCCATTACAGTTACTCTCGCAATGGGGTTATTAACAACGATATTCGGGGCCATCATAGCTTTATTTCTAGGCTTACTCGCTGCCCAAAACTTGTCAAATCCAAAAGTATCTAATGCAATAAAAGGGTTTGTCGCGATTGTTCGTGCGATTCCAACTGTACTATGGGTACTTATTTTTGCGGTAGCTGCCGGATTAGGAAGTGTCGCTGCCGTTGTCGGGATGACCTTCCACTCTGTCGGATACTTAGTCAAAGCTTATTCCGAGTCATTTGAAGAAATTGATAAAGGTGTCATTGAAGCATTACGTGGAAGTGGAGCTAATTGGTGGCAAATTGTGTTCCAAGCTGTCATTCCATCAACAATGACATACCTTGTTTCATGGACTTTTCTACGTTTTGAAATTAATTTCGGCGTAGCCGTAGCCATGGGTGCTGCAGCTGGTGCCGGTGGTATCGGGTTTGATTTATTTATGGCAAGTAGCTTCTATTACGACTTACGTGAGGTCGGAGTGATTACGTACTTTATTCTTGCCGTTGCAATTCTTCTGGAAGTTATTGCGACACAAATCAAAAAGCGATTACGGGTTAAACCTGTATAA
- a CDS encoding response regulator transcription factor — protein sequence MIRVVIAEDQKMLLGALAALIDFEEDMTVVGSANNGEDAIRLVKEHHPDICIMDIEMPGKNGLEAAEELKEMDCKVIILTTFARSGYFERAVKAKVHGYMLKDSPSEELASAIRNVMEGRRIYASELVDEVYGEENPLTDRESEVLTLMAEGKSTKEIASKLFITNGTVRNYISSILDKLEVSNRIEAITRFKEKGWFK from the coding sequence ATGATACGGGTCGTCATTGCAGAAGACCAAAAAATGCTACTAGGAGCACTAGCGGCCTTAATTGACTTTGAAGAAGATATGACAGTTGTCGGAAGTGCCAACAATGGTGAGGATGCCATTCGTTTAGTGAAAGAGCATCACCCTGATATATGCATTATGGATATTGAAATGCCAGGGAAAAACGGCTTAGAAGCAGCTGAAGAATTGAAGGAAATGGATTGCAAAGTCATCATTTTAACGACGTTTGCAAGGTCGGGTTATTTTGAACGTGCAGTGAAAGCGAAAGTTCATGGCTATATGTTAAAAGATAGTCCGAGTGAAGAACTCGCAAGTGCGATTCGAAATGTTATGGAAGGAAGAAGAATATATGCTTCCGAATTAGTCGATGAAGTATATGGTGAGGAAAACCCACTAACAGATAGAGAAAGCGAAGTCCTTACGCTAATGGCTGAAGGAAAAAGCACAAAAGAAATTGCTAGTAAACTATTCATTACGAATGGTACGGTCCGTAATTACATCTCATCCATCCTCGACAAATTAGAAGTAAGCAACCGAATCGAAGCAATCACAAGATTTAAAGAAAAAGGATGGTTTAAATAA
- a CDS encoding basic amino acid ABC transporter substrate-binding protein, with protein sequence MKKIFKPFNLAAVAMSCMLLAACGTSEGTSGTDKPIVVGTEATFAPFEYMDKGEIVGFDVDLLDAVLSEAGIEYELKNVGWDPIFIMIENGEIDMAVSGITITEDRQQTYDFSSPYFESTHMVAFKEGADITSANDIVGKNIGVQISTTGQIAAEKIVGENHSDISKFDSTALAFLALDQGNVDVVVTDNVVVNEYVKNNPNSGVTGIEDTENFEAEYYGFLFKKENDLREEVNAAFKTILENGTYSEIYEEWFGVQPNIDLLLEFME encoded by the coding sequence ATGAAAAAAATATTTAAACCGTTTAATCTAGCAGCGGTAGCAATGTCATGTATGCTGTTAGCAGCTTGTGGAACGTCAGAAGGCACTAGTGGAACTGATAAACCAATAGTAGTAGGAACGGAAGCAACTTTCGCACCATTTGAATATATGGATAAAGGAGAAATCGTTGGTTTTGATGTAGATTTACTAGATGCAGTACTAAGTGAGGCGGGGATAGAATACGAGTTAAAGAATGTTGGTTGGGATCCAATTTTCATTATGATAGAAAATGGTGAAATCGATATGGCTGTATCTGGAATTACAATCACAGAAGACCGTCAACAAACATATGATTTCTCTAGTCCATATTTTGAATCTACTCATATGGTTGCGTTTAAAGAAGGTGCAGATATAACAAGTGCTAATGATATAGTCGGTAAAAATATTGGGGTACAAATATCTACAACTGGTCAAATAGCAGCAGAGAAAATTGTTGGTGAAAACCATTCTGATATTTCAAAATTTGATAGTACAGCATTAGCGTTTTTGGCACTAGATCAAGGTAATGTTGATGTTGTAGTTACAGATAATGTAGTTGTAAATGAATATGTAAAAAATAATCCAAATAGTGGAGTGACAGGAATAGAAGATACTGAGAATTTTGAAGCAGAATATTATGGATTCTTATTTAAAAAAGAAAATGATTTACGTGAAGAAGTAAACGCAGCTTTTAAAACGATTTTAGAAAATGGAACGTATAGTGAAATTTATGAAGAGTGGTTTGGTGTACAACCAAATATTGATTTATTACTAGAATTTATGGAATAA
- the rlmN gene encoding 23S rRNA (adenine(2503)-C(2))-methyltransferase RlmN — protein sequence MNKQSIYGLTFEQLTDWLMQYGHKKFRASQVWDWVYRKRVTDFSQMTNVNKDCIELLEEHFVFQTSTVYTKQESKDGTVKFLFQLQDGNLIETVLMKHKYGLSVCVTTQVGCNIGCSFCASGLLKKSRDLSSGEIVEQIMNVQLHLDEVGKSERVSHIVVMGIGEPFDNFDNMVAFLDIVKDQKGLEIGARHITVSTSGLAEKIYEFADLQLQVNLAISLHAPNDELRTKIMKINRAIPIAKLMKAVDYYIEKTNRRVTFEYILLKDVNDQREQAVELANLIGDRKKLIYVNLIPYNPVDEHSQYQRSEKEAILGFFDTLKKRGVHCGVRLEHGTDIDAACGQLRSKQMKKKVQV from the coding sequence ATGAATAAGCAGTCCATTTATGGATTAACATTTGAACAGCTAACAGATTGGCTTATGCAATATGGACATAAAAAATTCCGTGCGTCTCAAGTATGGGATTGGGTATATCGCAAAAGAGTAACGGACTTTTCACAAATGACAAATGTCAATAAAGATTGTATCGAATTGTTAGAAGAACATTTTGTTTTTCAAACATCGACTGTGTATACAAAGCAAGAATCAAAGGATGGAACGGTTAAGTTTTTATTTCAATTACAAGATGGGAATTTAATTGAAACGGTGTTAATGAAACATAAATACGGTCTTTCCGTTTGTGTAACGACTCAAGTTGGTTGTAATATTGGCTGTAGTTTTTGCGCCAGTGGTTTATTGAAAAAGAGCCGAGATTTATCAAGTGGTGAAATCGTAGAACAAATTATGAATGTACAACTCCATCTTGATGAGGTTGGAAAAAGTGAACGAGTCAGCCATATCGTCGTTATGGGTATCGGAGAGCCGTTTGACAACTTTGACAATATGGTAGCCTTTTTAGATATTGTAAAAGACCAAAAGGGGCTAGAGATTGGAGCGCGTCATATTACGGTTTCAACGAGTGGGTTAGCGGAAAAAATTTATGAGTTTGCTGATCTACAGTTGCAAGTAAATTTAGCGATTTCCCTTCATGCACCAAATGATGAGTTGCGAACAAAGATTATGAAAATAAATCGTGCCATTCCGATTGCTAAACTAATGAAGGCAGTCGACTATTATATCGAAAAAACAAACCGTCGCGTAACATTTGAATACATTTTATTAAAAGATGTAAATGACCAAAGAGAGCAGGCTGTTGAGTTGGCCAATTTAATTGGTGACCGTAAAAAATTGATTTACGTCAATTTAATTCCTTATAATCCGGTAGATGAACATAGTCAGTATCAAAGAAGTGAAAAAGAAGCGATTCTTGGTTTCTTTGACACGCTAAAAAAGCGTGGAGTTCATTGTGGTGTTCGCTTAGAGCATGGAACAGATATCGATGCAGCGTGTGGTCAGCTTCGAAGTAAACAAATGAAGAAAAAAGTGCAAGTATAA
- a CDS encoding FAD-dependent oxidoreductase yields MKENWDVVIVGGGLAGYIAANYLAKYNLSILLVEKEKSTGGRAKTKQMKKQYFNLGPHALYKNGIAAKTLKELSIQPHGKKPTLQGILMEKDSIYTAPFRIKEILSTTYLTWHERKEWVSIMVRLNSIQSTTIHSLTFKQFVEQIVSSPKVQALLYLLARLSTYCHAPETVSAHVIVSHLQMVNGGVLYLDYGWQSLIDELHNQAVLSGVTIRPQCKVRKISSREQGHFDIIVDNQEYLQSKYVIYTANPSDLLTILKLEKYKSFLQSIIPVKGSTLDVALTNLPFPKRLLALGIDNPIYYSVHSKFATLSNDTNTVILHLFKYHKPNEHIDPQTINAELTNTLSKLQPGWKNALIAKRFIPNLVVNQRLPQVGDEKVIRELRNPMHHFYLAGDWLSTSYMLAEAAVESGKKAALQIIDKERMYMNASQSGRL; encoded by the coding sequence ATGAAGGAAAACTGGGATGTTGTTATTGTTGGTGGAGGACTAGCCGGATATATTGCAGCCAATTATTTGGCTAAATACAATTTATCCATTTTACTAGTAGAAAAAGAAAAATCTACGGGCGGTCGTGCAAAAACAAAACAGATGAAAAAGCAATATTTTAATTTAGGACCACACGCACTTTATAAAAATGGAATTGCCGCAAAAACTCTAAAGGAGTTATCTATTCAGCCTCATGGAAAGAAGCCTACACTGCAAGGGATACTAATGGAAAAGGACTCCATTTACACCGCTCCTTTTCGTATTAAGGAAATCCTATCAACCACATATCTTACTTGGCATGAGCGAAAAGAATGGGTATCCATAATGGTACGGTTGAACTCAATCCAATCCACTACTATTCATTCATTAACATTCAAGCAATTTGTTGAACAGATTGTCTCCTCTCCTAAAGTTCAAGCTTTACTTTATTTGTTAGCAAGACTTTCTACTTATTGTCATGCTCCTGAAACAGTTAGCGCTCATGTTATCGTTTCACATCTACAAATGGTAAACGGCGGAGTCCTTTATTTAGATTATGGTTGGCAATCACTCATTGATGAGCTTCATAATCAAGCCGTTCTCTCTGGTGTAACAATAAGACCCCAGTGCAAAGTGCGAAAAATCTCTTCTAGGGAACAAGGGCATTTCGATATAATAGTAGATAATCAGGAATACTTACAATCAAAATATGTCATCTACACAGCCAATCCTAGTGATTTACTCACCATCTTAAAATTAGAAAAGTACAAATCATTTCTTCAGTCTATCATTCCAGTGAAAGGCTCAACATTAGACGTGGCTTTAACGAACCTCCCTTTCCCTAAACGATTGCTAGCACTTGGTATTGACAATCCAATTTATTACTCGGTCCACTCAAAATTTGCCACTCTTTCCAATGACACCAATACCGTAATATTGCACTTATTTAAATATCATAAGCCAAATGAGCACATTGACCCTCAAACGATTAATGCTGAACTAACAAATACGTTATCTAAACTACAACCGGGCTGGAAAAATGCATTAATCGCAAAACGGTTCATACCCAACCTTGTCGTGAATCAACGTTTACCACAAGTGGGAGACGAAAAAGTCATTCGTGAGCTTAGAAACCCAATGCACCATTTTTATTTAGCAGGGGATTGGCTTTCTACATCATACATGTTAGCAGAAGCGGCAGTTGAATCTGGGAAAAAGGCAGCTTTACAAATTATTGACAAAGAAAGGATGTATATGAATGCAAGTCAGTCAGGAAGATTATAA
- a CDS encoding RsmD family RNA methyltransferase encodes MKKYKYLYACTDEERALCELEMRSFFGFHTKTKELESSIDIDPSRSPFMKGKIEVIFKTETLEHLLEKLHNYTILDSFKVTLISDSKQFTFDERREVEKKAGLAINGIANLQSPDKRLVIMYDQHHFVFGPYVESEPVWFTHQQKPHHYSTALSTRVARAVVNIAVPKIENVKVIDPCCGIGTVLIEALSMGIDITGSDYNPLVMKGLRENILHFGYEPKVQLCEIGEIRAQVDVAIIDMPYNLCSVLSADEKVHIISSAKKIAKKIVFVTIEPLDEVLEQVGLTIIDRCTVKKGKTFTREVIICEHSKIE; translated from the coding sequence ATGAAGAAATACAAATATTTATACGCTTGTACCGATGAAGAACGGGCGTTATGTGAGCTTGAAATGAGGTCCTTTTTTGGGTTTCACACAAAAACAAAGGAGCTTGAATCGAGTATTGACATTGATCCTTCACGAAGCCCATTTATGAAAGGAAAAATCGAAGTCATCTTTAAAACGGAAACACTAGAGCATTTACTAGAAAAGCTTCACAATTATACGATACTCGATTCTTTTAAAGTGACATTGATATCTGATTCTAAGCAGTTTACGTTTGACGAACGAAGAGAAGTAGAAAAAAAAGCGGGACTTGCAATAAATGGGATAGCAAATTTACAAAGCCCTGACAAACGTTTAGTGATAATGTATGATCAACATCACTTTGTATTCGGCCCATACGTTGAAAGCGAACCAGTCTGGTTTACTCACCAACAAAAGCCACACCACTATTCTACAGCTTTAAGTACAAGAGTAGCTCGAGCTGTTGTAAATATTGCAGTCCCTAAAATTGAAAACGTCAAGGTAATTGATCCTTGTTGTGGGATTGGAACGGTTTTAATTGAAGCTTTATCGATGGGAATTGACATTACAGGTAGTGATTATAATCCATTAGTGATGAAAGGACTCCGAGAAAATATTCTCCACTTTGGCTATGAACCAAAAGTACAGCTATGTGAGATTGGCGAAATTCGCGCACAAGTGGATGTCGCCATCATTGATATGCCTTATAATCTATGTTCGGTTTTATCAGCAGACGAAAAGGTTCATATCATTTCGAGTGCAAAAAAGATCGCAAAAAAGATTGTTTTTGTTACAATTGAACCGCTAGATGAGGTGTTAGAACAAGTTGGACTAACGATAATTGATAGATGTACGGTCAAAAAAGGAAAAACATTTACACGTGAAGTCATCATTTGTGAACATTCGAAAATTGAGTAG
- a CDS encoding RNA polymerase sigma-70 factor — translation MQVSQEDYKTYKPLLFSLGYRMLGSVQETEDLVQETFLRVFRSPRFNIDNKKAFLCRTMTNLCLDVLKSARVKREQYIGPWHPEPLLLEEPLLSDPSYATLAKENISIAYLRMMETLSPNERAVLLLKEVFEFAYSDIATMINKSESTCRKLNSRAKQKLSTFTNESLDYTKNKTIITQFIDAFQREDVGTLLTLVSDRITLYSDGGGKVKAAVRPIHSYQNVLAFLSGIAKKATGTFDLRIKNINNQPGIVIHLDGYLYSVISFFITEEQIHEIYIILNPDKLSVYKNDKG, via the coding sequence ATGCAAGTCAGTCAGGAAGATTATAAAACGTATAAACCACTTTTATTTTCATTAGGCTACCGAATGTTAGGCTCGGTTCAGGAAACAGAAGATTTGGTACAAGAAACGTTTCTTCGTGTTTTCCGTTCGCCCCGATTCAACATTGACAATAAAAAAGCATTTTTATGTAGGACGATGACAAACCTATGCTTAGATGTATTAAAATCAGCCAGGGTAAAACGCGAACAATATATCGGCCCTTGGCATCCAGAACCTTTACTGTTGGAAGAGCCTTTGTTATCAGACCCATCATATGCCACTTTAGCGAAAGAAAACATTAGTATCGCGTACTTACGTATGATGGAAACACTCTCTCCTAACGAACGAGCTGTACTTTTATTAAAAGAAGTTTTTGAATTTGCATACTCGGATATAGCCACGATGATTAACAAAAGTGAAAGTACTTGTAGGAAATTAAATAGTCGCGCTAAACAAAAACTATCTACTTTTACGAACGAAAGCTTGGATTATACCAAAAACAAAACAATCATTACTCAATTTATTGATGCTTTTCAAAGAGAAGATGTGGGTACGCTGTTAACACTCGTATCTGACCGGATTACGTTATATTCTGACGGAGGGGGCAAAGTAAAGGCAGCTGTTCGTCCGATTCATTCTTACCAAAATGTGCTTGCTTTTTTATCAGGAATCGCAAAAAAAGCAACTGGAACTTTTGACTTAAGAATTAAAAATATCAATAACCAACCTGGCATCGTCATTCACCTTGATGGATACTTATATAGCGTCATAAGTTTTTTTATTACTGAAGAACAAATTCATGAAATCTATATAATTCTCAATCCTGATAAACTTTCTGTATATAAAAATGACAAAGGATAG
- a CDS encoding ABC transporter permease subunit: MQDKYFAKKRFRSSIILLIIFGVTYGSIILTEFSIVKGLASFPKAIEWGFTNFYPNAKSLERLPNILDKLLETLLVSIAATTIAGIFALFFAIAGSNTTKVNGFLSTISRGFATLFRNIDIAAWSMILLFSFGQSSLTGFFALFFVSFGFLTRAFIEVIDESSINSVEALQATGATYFSTIFQSVIPSSIPQMISWLLFVIETNIRSATLIGILTGTGIGFAFDLYYKNMNYNAASLVVIVIMLSILLIEYISNYVRRVIL, translated from the coding sequence ATGCAGGATAAGTATTTTGCTAAAAAGAGATTTCGATCTTCTATCATATTACTCATCATTTTCGGGGTCACATATGGCTCTATCATTTTAACCGAGTTTAGTATTGTAAAAGGGTTGGCGTCATTCCCAAAAGCAATCGAATGGGGATTTACTAATTTTTACCCTAATGCGAAATCACTTGAACGCCTCCCTAATATTCTTGATAAACTTTTGGAAACTCTTTTAGTTTCTATTGCAGCTACAACAATCGCAGGCATATTTGCCCTCTTTTTTGCAATCGCTGGGTCGAATACAACAAAAGTAAATGGATTTTTAAGTACAATTAGTCGAGGGTTCGCAACGTTATTCCGTAATATTGATATTGCTGCCTGGTCGATGATTTTATTATTCTCATTTGGTCAAAGCTCATTAACTGGATTTTTTGCCCTATTTTTTGTTTCTTTCGGATTTTTAACTCGTGCCTTTATTGAAGTTATTGATGAATCTAGTATTAACTCAGTGGAAGCTTTACAAGCAACAGGCGCCACTTATTTTTCTACTATTTTTCAATCTGTTATTCCATCAAGTATTCCACAAATGATTAGTTGGCTTTTATTCGTTATCGAAACGAATATTCGCAGTGCGACATTAATCGGAATTTTAACAGGAACCGGAATCGGATTTGCCTTTGATTTATATTACAAAAATATGAACTATAATGCCGCTAGTTTAGTTGTCATTGTCATCATGCTTTCTATTTTACTCATCGAATATATTTCAAACTATGTGAGAAGGGTGATTTTGTAA
- a CDS encoding amino acid ABC transporter permease, which produces MDIRFDIIVDYLPFFLKGAMWTVILSLLGILIGTVMGLFIGLGKMLDNKWLRIPFIWYINFFRGTPFFVQIMILHFGILPLLISPVNPILTGVVALSLNSAAYIAEIFRAGIQSIDKGQMEAARSLGMTHTQAMKEVILPQAVKRMVPPLGNEFIVLLKESSLLAIIAAPELMYWGRVAVGQYHRPWEPYLTVALIYLVLTLSLTYLLNYVEKRLNTE; this is translated from the coding sequence ATGGATATAAGATTTGATATTATTGTAGATTATTTACCGTTCTTTTTAAAAGGTGCAATGTGGACGGTTATTCTTTCGCTATTAGGGATTTTAATCGGAACAGTGATGGGGTTATTTATTGGACTTGGAAAAATGCTAGACAACAAATGGTTAAGAATACCGTTCATTTGGTATATTAACTTCTTCCGAGGTACTCCATTTTTTGTACAAATTATGATATTGCATTTTGGAATCTTGCCATTACTCATTTCCCCTGTTAACCCAATTCTAACGGGTGTCGTTGCGTTATCATTAAATTCAGCTGCTTATATTGCAGAAATTTTCAGAGCGGGTATACAGTCCATTGACAAAGGCCAAATGGAAGCAGCACGCTCATTAGGAATGACACATACACAAGCAATGAAAGAAGTTATATTACCTCAAGCTGTGAAGCGGATGGTTCCACCCCTTGGAAATGAATTTATTGTGTTGTTAAAAGAATCTTCGTTGTTAGCGATTATAGCGGCTCCAGAACTTATGTATTGGGGGAGAGTAGCGGTTGGACAATACCATCGACCTTGGGAACCCTATCTTACAGTTGCATTAATCTACTTAGTGCTTACATTGTCATTAACATATTTATTAAATTATGTAGAAAAGAGGTTGAATACAGAATGA
- a CDS encoding biotin transporter BioY: MQNHNSKLRVIIICALFAALTAVMSQLTIPLPLVPITAQTLAVGLTATIIGSRYGAIAMFCYMLLGAFGLPVFAEAKGGPQVLIGPTGGYIYSFIVTAFVTGLILEKTKFNLLWALVANTVGMVVTLVIGTIHLKFVLDLSWTAAIGAGATPFIIGGLIKAFLASWIGITVRKRLIQAKLLKDTTKQLEAA, translated from the coding sequence ATGCAAAATCATAATAGTAAATTAAGAGTCATCATTATTTGTGCTTTATTCGCTGCACTCACGGCTGTGATGTCACAATTGACAATCCCACTCCCGCTTGTGCCTATTACAGCCCAAACATTAGCAGTCGGGTTAACGGCTACAATTATCGGAAGTCGGTACGGTGCGATCGCTATGTTTTGTTACATGTTACTAGGTGCATTTGGGTTACCTGTGTTTGCCGAAGCGAAAGGTGGACCCCAAGTGTTAATTGGTCCAACAGGAGGATATATTTATAGTTTTATTGTGACCGCTTTTGTAACCGGACTTATTTTAGAAAAAACTAAATTTAATTTATTGTGGGCATTGGTCGCTAATACGGTCGGAATGGTAGTAACATTAGTCATTGGTACGATTCACTTAAAGTTTGTGTTAGACTTATCATGGACAGCTGCCATTGGTGCTGGAGCAACACCATTTATTATTGGCGGATTAATTAAAGCCTTTTTAGCAAGTTGGATTGGAATTACGGTTCGCAAACGATTGATTCAAGCCAAACTTCTAAAAGATACAACAAAGCAACTAGAAGCTGCATAG